The sequence GCCCTCCTCCCTGTCGAGACGGCGCAGGGCGAACCCCGCATGAACAATGACAAAATCCCCGACCTTTGGCTCCTCGTCGATGAGCTCGAGACGAACCTCATTGGCGACACCGCCGACTTCCACCTGGGCGACATTGTTGCTGATACTCTTGATTTCCATGGGAACTGCCAGGCACATAGGCTGTTTTCCTCCTTTGCTTTTTATGACAGGTGTTGATAAGCTTCCGCATATTGCGTGTCAACCAAGGGGCGCTGACATGCTTTTTTCCCACGCAATCGGGCACGACCATGACGCCCGGACAATCCGACCACTTTCCACTCGCCCTGCCCACGCTCATGACGCAAGCATCCCCTGCTTCCTTCACGACCCCATCCGGTTCATTATCCTGCGATCTTCCCAAGGTGCCTCCGTTACGTATCAACCCCTCCTGGAGGATTCCGACGCCCT comes from Desulfoplanes formicivorans and encodes:
- a CDS encoding HypC/HybG/HupF family hydrogenase formation chaperone; translation: MCLAVPMEIKSISNNVAQVEVGGVANEVRLELIDEEPKVGDFVIVHAGFALRRLDREEGLETIKLFEEGLNLELT